A window of the Brumimicrobium sp. genome harbors these coding sequences:
- a CDS encoding DUF2490 domain-containing protein, which yields MKQLILLILIFPIYTYAQITPSGVGVTQSAAWIAIGIHQKIYKKEQETKWTSESVIALGRMSYPNKTNSFKRPSIFTIRQDFKYSIGSQLNISIGVNYYTKYNYESTYPYHQKAVPFKHEIKTSSGIAYDIPIHFLTITPSLKQEFGQYFNPDFSYYTEQFRARTRARVKLKFNLTKDKKHAVILISEQLFSSTKQFISTKWSPFLYKDSRFSIYYSHTFTKQSIQLDIGYMHHLVGYYKPSSIHHFAIDIIWKNPFKSNLR from the coding sequence ATGAAACAGTTAATATTACTTATTTTAATTTTTCCAATATATACATATGCTCAAATCACACCTTCTGGTGTTGGAGTCACTCAATCAGCAGCATGGATCGCAATAGGGATTCATCAAAAGATATATAAAAAAGAGCAAGAAACCAAATGGACTTCAGAGTCTGTTATAGCCTTAGGGAGAATGAGTTACCCAAATAAAACAAACTCATTTAAACGACCTTCCATATTTACTATTAGGCAAGATTTCAAATATAGTATAGGTTCACAGTTAAATATTTCAATAGGGGTTAATTATTATACAAAATATAACTATGAATCCACCTATCCATATCATCAAAAAGCTGTACCTTTCAAACACGAAATAAAGACTTCCAGTGGAATCGCTTATGATATTCCCATTCATTTTTTAACAATAACTCCTTCATTAAAACAAGAGTTTGGTCAATACTTTAACCCTGATTTCAGCTACTATACTGAACAATTTCGTGCAAGAACAAGAGCAAGAGTTAAATTAAAATTTAATCTTACAAAAGATAAAAAACACGCTGTTATCCTAATTTCAGAACAACTTTTTTCAAGCACAAAACAATTTATTTCTACTAAATGGTCTCCTTTTCTATATAAAGATAGTCGTTTTTCAATCTATTATTCACATACTTTTACCAAACAATCCATTCAATTAGACATCGGGTATATGCATCATTTAGTCGGATACTATAAACCAAGTTCTATTCATCATTTTGCTATAGACATAATCTGGAAAAACCCATTTAAATCAAATCTCAGATAA
- a CDS encoding C4-type zinc ribbon domain-containing protein, with amino-acid sequence MATKTKAKASETTEKEVKAAEKEVKPTELKTKKTASISERVEALANLQRVDSEIDRIITIRGELPLEVEDLEASIEGLEKKLNRLNEELKETETEISNRKNEQKDAQTAIIAYKEKQDNVRNNREFESLSKEIEYQELEIQVHDKKIKEAKAQIEYKNQEIAEVAAAIEGRKSDLASKKAELDNIIAETEAEEEKLRVKSDKARKKLDDHLQIAYDRLRKNAKNGLAVVPVDRDSCGGCFNRIPPQKQIDIEQEKKIIACENCGRILVPHHVMEEK; translated from the coding sequence ATGGCAACAAAAACAAAGGCTAAAGCAAGTGAGACAACTGAAAAGGAGGTGAAAGCAGCTGAAAAAGAAGTAAAACCCACTGAGTTAAAAACAAAAAAAACAGCTAGCATTTCAGAGCGTGTTGAAGCATTAGCAAATCTACAAAGAGTAGATTCTGAAATTGATAGAATTATCACAATAAGAGGTGAATTACCTCTAGAAGTCGAAGATCTTGAAGCAAGTATAGAAGGTTTAGAAAAGAAACTAAATCGTTTAAACGAAGAACTGAAAGAAACTGAAACTGAAATCAGTAATAGAAAGAATGAGCAGAAAGATGCTCAAACTGCTATTATTGCATACAAGGAGAAACAAGACAACGTTAGAAATAATAGAGAGTTTGAATCTTTAAGTAAAGAAATTGAATATCAAGAATTAGAAATTCAAGTTCACGATAAGAAAATTAAAGAAGCAAAAGCTCAAATTGAATATAAGAATCAAGAAATCGCTGAAGTTGCTGCTGCAATTGAAGGAAGAAAATCTGATTTAGCTAGTAAAAAAGCAGAATTAGATAACATTATTGCTGAAACAGAAGCTGAAGAAGAAAAATTGAGAGTTAAATCTGATAAAGCAAGAAAGAAATTAGATGATCACCTTCAGATTGCTTATGATAGACTAAGAAAAAATGCTAAAAATGGTTTAGCTGTTGTTCCAGTAGATAGAGATTCTTGCGGTGGATGTTTCAATAGAATTCCACCTCAGAAACAAATCGATATTGAGCAAGAGAAAAAGATTATCGCTTGTGAAAACTGTGGAAGGATCTTAGTTCCTCATCATGTAATGGAAGAAAAGTAA
- a CDS encoding VTT domain-containing protein gives MEVLLELFQNLLDPNWIMKNGGLYLVLLILFIETGVIIGFFLPGDPLLFISGMVIASANEVHYPFGNEFFNLTFWILLFTSSTILGNFVGYWFGNKFKYIINRKEDAWFLKRKHIQTAHEFYEERGGFAIAIARFLPIVRTFAPIIAGTVEMNFKKFAFYNILGAILWVVSITTLGYVLGENPWVQKNLEFILIGLILLVTAPVIIKLFTKKK, from the coding sequence ATGGAAGTGCTATTAGAATTATTTCAGAATCTATTAGATCCTAATTGGATAATGAAAAATGGGGGGCTGTATTTAGTGCTGTTAATTTTATTTATAGAAACAGGGGTAATCATTGGGTTTTTCTTGCCTGGCGACCCTTTGTTGTTTATTTCAGGGATGGTAATTGCTTCTGCTAATGAAGTTCATTATCCCTTCGGAAATGAATTCTTCAATTTGACTTTTTGGATACTCTTATTTACTTCTTCTACTATCTTAGGAAACTTCGTGGGTTATTGGTTTGGTAATAAATTCAAGTACATTATAAACAGAAAAGAGGATGCTTGGTTTTTGAAACGTAAACACATCCAAACTGCTCACGAATTCTATGAAGAGAGAGGTGGATTTGCCATTGCCATTGCTCGATTTCTACCGATAGTAAGAACATTTGCTCCTATCATTGCTGGGACAGTAGAAATGAATTTTAAAAAATTTGCATTCTATAATATACTGGGAGCAATTCTCTGGGTAGTTAGTATCACTACCTTAGGTTATGTATTAGGGGAAAACCCTTGGGTGCAAAAGAACTTAGAGTTTATATTGATAGGATTGATTTTACTTGTAACAGCTCCTGTTATTATTAAGCTATTCACGAAGAAGAAATAG
- a CDS encoding TetR/AcrR family transcriptional regulator, with translation MSIAFKIKMNEALYLRNPEDTDLGRRILRSSVQLIHKLGFEEFTFKKLAEEINSTEAGIYRYFENKHKLLIYLTAWYFSWLEFHIQFVTNNINDPKIKLKKVISILTNPIEDDEKTSYIDESLLHPLIVAEGSKAYLTKQVSENNKQHFFQPYKDLCNLIGNVILECNANYPFPKSLASTIVEVAHFQNFFMHNLSSLTDFSKRNKEDEVQKFLEDLIFSSINKNNLVD, from the coding sequence ATGAGTATAGCGTTTAAAATAAAAATGAATGAAGCTTTGTATCTTCGAAATCCAGAAGATACTGACTTAGGAAGAAGAATTTTAAGAAGCAGTGTTCAACTCATACACAAGTTAGGATTTGAAGAATTTACTTTTAAAAAATTGGCTGAGGAGATCAATTCAACTGAGGCAGGGATTTATCGTTATTTTGAAAATAAGCATAAGCTACTGATTTATCTAACTGCTTGGTATTTTAGTTGGTTAGAATTTCATATTCAATTTGTAACCAATAATATCAATGACCCAAAAATTAAGTTAAAAAAGGTAATTTCTATCCTAACTAATCCTATCGAAGACGATGAAAAGACAAGTTATATTGATGAAAGTTTATTACATCCTCTTATAGTCGCTGAAGGATCAAAAGCATATTTAACTAAACAAGTTTCTGAAAACAATAAACAACATTTTTTTCAACCCTATAAAGATTTATGTAATTTAATCGGGAATGTCATCTTAGAATGTAATGCTAACTACCCGTTTCCAAAGTCTTTAGCGTCCACCATAGTTGAAGTGGCACATTTTCAGAATTTCTTTATGCATAATTTATCCTCTTTGACTGATTTTAGTAAAAGAAATAAAGAAGATGAAGTACAAAAATTCTTAGAGGATTTGATATTCTCTAGTATAAATAAAAATAATTTAGTTGATTAA
- a CDS encoding inorganic phosphate transporter — MELPFLLIVIIVAALLFDFINGFHDSANSIATIVSTRVLTPFKAVLWAAFWNFAAFFVAIYVIGEFKIGNTIAKTVYPDFITLEVIFAGLIAAIFWNLLTWWFGIPSSSSHTLIGGLLGAALMNAYFIDFNEISMAHPEQNWLQNATSAFQQLLSQSIIKFDKVIPIFLFIFLAPLIGMLIAIIINIIIINLFKNTKPQKAEKTFKHLQLVSSGLFSLGHGLNDAQKVMGIIGAAVIYHHVAIQDPLYINLAEEERFQFFTEHYMWVPLASFLFIALGTMSGGWKIIKTMGTKITKINSLEGVSAETSGAITLFITDHFGIPVSTTHTITGSIIGVGLTKRVSAVRWGMSLQLLWAWILTIPVSAIIAAISLCIVRLFT; from the coding sequence ATGGAACTTCCATTCTTATTAATTGTAATTATAGTTGCCGCATTACTATTTGATTTTATCAATGGTTTTCATGATTCTGCTAATTCCATAGCCACCATTGTTTCCACACGTGTTTTGACACCATTTAAAGCCGTTTTATGGGCTGCATTTTGGAATTTTGCTGCATTCTTTGTGGCCATCTATGTTATTGGAGAATTTAAAATTGGGAATACGATAGCTAAAACTGTATATCCTGATTTTATTACTTTAGAAGTTATATTTGCTGGACTGATTGCTGCCATTTTTTGGAATTTACTTACATGGTGGTTTGGAATTCCATCTTCTTCTTCCCATACACTGATAGGTGGTTTATTAGGAGCTGCTTTGATGAATGCTTATTTTATAGATTTTAATGAAATTAGCATGGCACATCCTGAACAAAACTGGCTTCAAAACGCAACAAGTGCTTTTCAACAACTTCTTTCACAGAGTATAATAAAATTCGATAAAGTTATCCCTATATTCTTATTTATTTTTCTAGCTCCTTTGATTGGGATGCTTATTGCAATTATTATAAATATCATCATCATCAACTTATTTAAAAATACAAAACCTCAAAAAGCAGAAAAAACATTCAAGCATTTGCAATTAGTTTCTTCTGGACTTTTTAGTTTAGGACATGGGCTAAATGATGCTCAAAAAGTAATGGGAATCATTGGTGCTGCGGTTATCTATCACCATGTTGCTATACAAGATCCCTTATATATTAATCTTGCAGAAGAAGAGCGTTTTCAATTTTTTACAGAACATTATATGTGGGTGCCTTTAGCTTCATTCCTTTTCATTGCTTTAGGAACCATGTCAGGTGGCTGGAAAATCATCAAAACAATGGGAACAAAAATCACTAAAATAAATTCTCTAGAAGGTGTAAGCGCAGAAACATCTGGAGCCATCACTCTTTTCATCACTGACCATTTTGGAATTCCTGTTTCTACCACACATACTATTACAGGTTCTATTATTGGTGTAGGACTTACTAAGAGAGTTTCTGCTGTTCGCTGGGGAATGTCATTACAACTCTTGTGGGCATGGATTTTAACCATTCCCGTTAGCGCCATTATCGCTGCCATTTCACTTTGTATTGTACGTCTATTCACTTGA
- a CDS encoding Nif3-like dinuclear metal center hexameric protein, whose translation MTVYIRDIAKTLEEIAPLSSQEGYDNSGLIVGDPQAEVKSALLTLDCTEEVVDEAIQLGANLIIAHHPIVFKGLKKLNGKNYVERTVIKAIKNDIAIYAAHTNLDNYHLGVNYEIANHLGIKNPSILAPTQNTLKKLVFYCPVKDVEKVSKAIFNAGGGNIGNYSECSFETSGEGYFLPNESANPSIGKNGKREKVAEKRVEILISSHKENAIIQAMLKAHPYEEVAYDLYPITNFNQDEGAGMIGELEKEVKTEIFLGNLKKNFNCGCIRHTKLTKKKIKKVAFCGGSGSFLLADAKQQNADIYITSDFKYHEFFDAEDQIIIADIGHYESEQFTSNLILSIMRKNFINFAFYLSKVNTNPINYF comes from the coding sequence ATGACAGTCTATATTAGAGATATAGCTAAAACTCTCGAAGAAATAGCCCCATTAAGCAGTCAGGAAGGCTACGACAACTCAGGACTTATTGTAGGAGATCCACAAGCAGAAGTAAAGTCTGCATTATTAACCTTAGACTGCACAGAAGAAGTGGTTGATGAAGCGATCCAGTTAGGAGCCAATTTAATCATAGCCCACCACCCTATTGTTTTTAAAGGATTAAAAAAACTAAATGGTAAAAACTATGTAGAACGTACTGTTATCAAAGCTATCAAAAATGATATTGCTATTTATGCAGCTCACACCAACCTAGATAATTATCATTTAGGAGTGAATTATGAGATAGCTAATCACTTAGGAATTAAAAACCCAAGCATCCTAGCACCAACACAAAATACGCTTAAAAAACTAGTATTTTATTGCCCTGTAAAGGACGTTGAGAAAGTATCAAAGGCCATTTTTAATGCGGGAGGTGGTAATATTGGTAATTATTCAGAATGTTCTTTTGAAACAAGCGGAGAGGGATATTTTTTACCGAATGAATCTGCAAACCCAAGCATTGGAAAAAATGGAAAAAGAGAAAAAGTAGCAGAAAAACGTGTGGAGATTTTGATCTCTTCCCATAAAGAAAATGCCATAATTCAAGCGATGTTAAAAGCACATCCCTATGAAGAAGTTGCCTATGATCTCTACCCTATAACAAATTTCAATCAAGATGAGGGAGCTGGAATGATTGGAGAGCTAGAAAAAGAAGTGAAAACGGAAATTTTTCTAGGAAATTTGAAAAAAAATTTCAACTGTGGATGTATTCGTCATACAAAATTGACAAAAAAGAAAATAAAAAAAGTAGCTTTTTGTGGAGGCTCAGGAAGTTTTTTATTAGCAGACGCAAAACAACAGAACGCTGATATATACATCACTTCAGACTTTAAATATCATGAATTTTTTGATGCAGAAGATCAAATAATTATCGCAGATATCGGTCATTATGAAAGTGAACAATTTACTTCAAATTTAATTTTGAGTATAATGAGAAAAAATTTTATTAACTTTGCGTTCTATTTAAGTAAGGTAAATACAAACCCAATTAATTATTTTTAG
- a CDS encoding TerC family protein encodes MTVWIAFIAVVVFALVLDLGVFNKNPHEIKTKEAAIWTAVWVTCAVLFSGIIYLSFKNEWIANPTNSTPINAVLKYITGYLIELSLSVDNIFIIALIFSSFAIPKKYQHEVLFYGVLGAIVFRALMIIFGVALITKFNWMIYVFGVFLILTALKMLFSHGKQQDPHEFKIYKWLSKIYPVTTKVENGNFFVKINGIKYITPLFVTLIIIELTDVFFAIDSIPAILAITADPFIVFSSNILAIMGLRSMFFLIVGMLDKFRYISYSLVVILAFVGVKMIISHQVEIPEWLSLGVIILSLVSGMLASKFISEKREV; translated from the coding sequence ATGACAGTTTGGATAGCTTTTATAGCAGTAGTAGTGTTCGCTTTGGTGTTGGATTTAGGCGTTTTTAATAAAAACCCACACGAAATCAAAACCAAAGAAGCTGCAATATGGACAGCGGTTTGGGTAACTTGTGCTGTCCTCTTTTCAGGAATAATCTATCTCTCTTTCAAGAATGAATGGATAGCCAATCCTACTAATTCAACACCTATCAATGCTGTTTTAAAATATATTACGGGCTACTTGATAGAGCTATCATTAAGTGTTGATAATATTTTCATTATTGCACTTATCTTTTCGTCATTTGCTATACCTAAGAAGTATCAACACGAAGTACTTTTTTATGGCGTATTAGGAGCAATCGTATTTAGGGCATTAATGATTATTTTTGGCGTGGCATTAATTACCAAATTCAATTGGATGATCTATGTTTTCGGTGTGTTCTTAATATTAACTGCGCTAAAAATGCTTTTCAGTCATGGTAAACAGCAAGACCCTCATGAGTTTAAGATTTACAAGTGGCTTTCCAAAATTTATCCGGTTACGACAAAGGTTGAGAATGGCAATTTCTTTGTCAAAATTAATGGGATTAAATATATCACCCCTCTTTTTGTTACCTTAATAATTATTGAACTTACAGATGTGTTTTTTGCCATAGATAGTATTCCTGCTATTTTAGCCATTACTGCTGATCCTTTTATTGTTTTTAGCTCTAATATTCTAGCAATTATGGGCTTGAGGTCTATGTTCTTTCTAATTGTGGGAATGTTAGATAAATTCAGATATATCAGCTATAGTTTAGTAGTTATTTTGGCTTTTGTAGGTGTAAAAATGATCATTTCTCATCAAGTTGAAATACCGGAATGGCTATCGCTTGGAGTTATTATTTTATCGCTAGTAAGTGGTATGCTTGCCTCTAAGTTTATAAGTGAGAAGAGAGAAGTTTAA
- a CDS encoding T9SS type A sorting domain-containing protein, whose product MKTTLLLLSIIFIGNISYSQISIDKDDFIALGDSAGVFISIFPSLDYHATGENMTWDFTDLTEESYEEEIPKKISTGGVLVNLYFGNLAPAKYKSSYFLPYDNGLPIEQIGTILANFMPGGLEIKGFNRIIKVANDKITYPGYSLEVAGQGVGIKSDTIELGYNLPFTYGDTMESRAYTKFSFAPIIDQVKILQYRQKISVVDGYGTLATPYGNFEVVRIKHTITETDSVNLKLDSSTDMWFPIDRVINEYEWWGKDYKRPILKVETEGVFGSEIPRKVSHLNNNYLHVNNETMDIRLYPNPTHDIINLSSATELEKVSIVNTLGEFVYDKICSGKEITLDVSQLVSGIYTLQVITKKGTVHHRIVIE is encoded by the coding sequence ATGAAAACAACACTCCTTTTACTCTCTATAATCTTTATAGGTAATATATCTTATTCTCAAATCAGTATCGATAAAGATGACTTCATAGCTCTTGGAGATTCTGCGGGGGTATTTATTTCTATTTTCCCCTCATTAGATTATCATGCTACAGGTGAAAATATGACATGGGACTTTACGGATCTAACAGAAGAAAGCTATGAAGAAGAAATTCCTAAAAAAATATCTACAGGAGGTGTGTTAGTTAATTTATATTTTGGAAATTTAGCTCCAGCCAAATATAAATCTAGTTATTTCTTACCGTATGACAACGGTCTTCCTATAGAACAAATTGGAACGATATTAGCTAATTTCATGCCTGGTGGACTTGAAATAAAAGGATTTAATAGAATTATAAAAGTCGCCAATGACAAGATTACATATCCTGGTTATAGCCTCGAAGTTGCTGGACAAGGTGTTGGTATCAAAAGTGATACAATAGAATTAGGATACAACCTGCCATTTACTTATGGAGACACCATGGAGTCAAGAGCTTACACTAAATTTTCTTTTGCTCCTATAATTGATCAAGTTAAAATTCTTCAATATAGACAAAAAATAAGTGTTGTAGATGGATACGGAACTCTTGCTACCCCCTATGGGAATTTTGAGGTAGTACGCATTAAACACACTATTACTGAAACAGATTCTGTTAACCTGAAATTAGATAGCTCTACTGATATGTGGTTCCCCATCGACCGTGTTATCAATGAATATGAATGGTGGGGTAAAGATTATAAAAGACCTATCCTAAAAGTTGAAACAGAAGGTGTTTTTGGAAGTGAAATTCCTCGTAAAGTATCACATCTAAATAATAACTATTTACATGTTAACAATGAAACCATGGATATTCGCTTATATCCAAATCCCACTCATGACATAATCAATCTTTCATCAGCTACTGAGCTAGAGAAAGTTTCTATCGTAAATACTCTAGGAGAGTTTGTATATGATAAAATCTGTTCCGGAAAAGAAATCACCTTGGATGTGAGTCAACTTGTCTCTGGAATATATACATTGCAAGTGATTACAAAAAAGGGAACTGTTCACCATCGTATAGTTATAGAATAA
- a CDS encoding DUF47 family protein, with translation MGLNKFFHSFQPKSKVFYALFDQVTENLNKMSNRFAEGIRNFEKMDNSFLDEMQEFEHINDDLTHEIYVELNKNFITPFDREDIHLLASRLDDIADYMFAATKHIVLYKSPYVEGYKTLTHLIVESCSELKVAINELKSLESTDKIKHSCIKINAIENQADDALSEAMVALFENHEAINVIKISSIIQYLEEVTDKAEEVANVIQGILIKYT, from the coding sequence ATGGGACTAAACAAATTTTTTCATTCTTTTCAACCTAAGAGTAAAGTTTTTTATGCACTTTTTGATCAAGTAACTGAAAACTTAAATAAAATGTCAAACCGTTTTGCAGAAGGCATACGGAACTTTGAAAAAATGGATAATTCATTTTTAGATGAGATGCAAGAGTTTGAGCATATTAACGATGATTTAACTCACGAGATTTATGTGGAGTTAAACAAAAATTTTATTACTCCCTTTGATAGAGAAGATATCCATTTACTTGCCTCTCGATTAGATGACATTGCAGATTATATGTTTGCCGCAACAAAACATATTGTACTCTACAAATCACCTTATGTTGAAGGATATAAAACATTGACTCACTTAATTGTAGAATCTTGTTCAGAATTAAAGGTTGCTATCAATGAATTAAAATCTTTGGAATCAACCGATAAAATTAAGCATTCTTGTATAAAGATTAACGCTATAGAAAATCAAGCAGATGATGCTTTATCAGAGGCTATGGTTGCATTGTTTGAAAATCATGAAGCTATCAACGTAATCAAAATATCATCTATCATCCAATATTTGGAAGAGGTTACGGACAAAGCAGAAGAAGTAGCCAACGTTATTCAAGGAATTTTAATTAAATATACTTAA
- the hisS gene encoding histidine--tRNA ligase has translation MSQSPSIPKGTRDFLPYQVYRRDYIFDTIKNIFKIYGFAPIETPSYELSSTLLGKYGEEGDRLIFRILNSGDKLKKADFQAIQDDNLPRFANSISEKALRYDLTVPFARFVVQHQNEINFPFKRYQIQPVWRADRPQKGRYQEFYQCDADVVGSDSLLFEVDFVQIFDEVLSKLKIPDFTILINNRKILSGIAEITNEAEKIIDITVAIDKLDKIGEEGVIKELEEKGVSAIAIQRIAPLFRLKNDNDQTIAFMKDFLKDSKVGLEGIRELEFVLNKTKELGLQTAKLSFDVTLARGLNYYTGAIFEVKVNGVQIGSICGGGRYDNLTGLFGKEGLSGVGISFGADRIYDVLTELNLFPENISSSLEFLFVNFGEKEVDYALTIARELRKSGRIVEIYPDEAKLKKQFKYADDRNTKYTIIIGENELKENTVTYKNMISGEQITLPKNQFISQFARS, from the coding sequence ATGTCACAATCCCCCAGCATACCAAAAGGAACAAGAGATTTTCTTCCTTATCAAGTATATCGTAGAGATTATATCTTTGATACTATCAAAAACATCTTTAAAATATATGGCTTTGCTCCTATTGAAACACCTTCATACGAACTTTCTAGTACTTTATTAGGAAAATACGGTGAAGAGGGCGATAGACTTATATTTCGAATTTTAAATTCGGGCGACAAACTTAAGAAAGCTGATTTTCAAGCAATTCAGGATGATAATTTACCTCGATTCGCAAACTCAATATCAGAAAAAGCATTGCGATACGATTTAACTGTTCCTTTTGCCAGATTTGTTGTTCAACATCAAAATGAAATTAATTTTCCCTTTAAGAGATATCAAATTCAACCTGTATGGAGAGCTGATCGTCCACAAAAAGGAAGATACCAAGAATTTTATCAGTGTGATGCAGATGTTGTCGGGAGTGATTCTTTATTATTTGAAGTCGATTTTGTGCAGATTTTTGATGAGGTACTTTCTAAATTAAAGATCCCCGACTTCACTATACTCATCAATAACCGAAAAATACTCAGTGGAATTGCTGAAATAACCAACGAGGCTGAAAAAATTATTGATATTACTGTTGCTATCGATAAATTAGATAAAATTGGAGAAGAAGGAGTTATCAAAGAATTAGAAGAAAAAGGAGTGAGTGCAATTGCCATTCAGAGAATAGCACCTTTATTTCGTTTAAAAAATGACAACGACCAGACAATTGCATTCATGAAAGATTTCCTTAAGGATAGCAAAGTAGGTTTAGAAGGAATACGTGAACTCGAATTCGTATTAAACAAAACGAAAGAACTGGGTTTACAAACTGCTAAATTATCCTTTGATGTAACACTTGCCCGCGGATTAAATTACTATACAGGAGCCATTTTTGAAGTAAAAGTAAATGGCGTACAGATAGGTTCCATTTGTGGTGGAGGTAGATATGACAACTTAACTGGTTTATTTGGAAAAGAAGGTTTATCAGGAGTCGGTATTTCATTTGGAGCAGATAGAATATACGATGTACTCACCGAATTGAATTTGTTTCCCGAGAATATTTCATCATCATTGGAATTTCTATTTGTGAATTTTGGAGAGAAGGAAGTAGATTATGCGTTAACCATCGCTCGTGAGCTACGGAAATCAGGAAGAATTGTAGAAATATACCCAGATGAAGCAAAATTAAAAAAGCAATTCAAATATGCCGATGATAGAAATACAAAATATACAATTATCATCGGTGAGAATGAGTTAAAAGAAAATACGGTCACATATAAAAATATGATTAGTGGAGAACAAATTACATTACCTAAGAATCAATTTATTAGTCAATTTGCACGCTCATAA